The window AACGTTGCTATTGCATGGATGGTTAGTCGTCCGGTTATGGTCGATGGTAAGCGGATATAGGATATGTAGGGTTGTGACACATACGCTTATGTTAGTTGCAACAGACTAACTATTTACCTGTACTATCGGTCATCAATATTCGCTAAGATTGGGCTTTGATTGAACAGCGCATTATTTATTACCCTAAAGCTTGTTGAATAAGGCACGTTAAACATTCACAAACAGACTTCGTTGAATGCTTAACGTGCCTTAATATTTGCTACACTGGACTGCTTGTATATAGGACAAAATACCCATGATGAACCTCTTCCCTAGTTCAGCTAAGCGCTCGGCTATACAACGCTCTTATCATTATGCAGCGGTTGCGTTTCTGATGATAACGATGACACTGAGTGGTTGCCAAAAACAATCTGAATCAACTAACGCGACTGACAACCAAACTACCAATACTCAAGTTACGGTCAATCAACCGACGACTGAGACCTCGACTCAAACTGGCCAGCAAGAAAGCAGTGAGTCGCTGACCATATTGGCATTAGGAGATTCACTTACCGAAGGTCTTGGGGTGGCGAAAGAGGGTAACTATCCTGCTCAGCTACAAGCGCGTTTGCAAGAGTTGGGCTATAAGAATATTGAGGTTATCAATTCAGGCCTAAGTGGTGAGACCAGTACTGGTTTGGTTAATCGTTTGGACTGGGTATTACAGACTAAGCCTGATATTACCATCTTAACAATCGGCGCTAATGATGGCATTCGTGGTATTGATGTGGCAACTGTCGAAGCTAATATTCGCACCGCCGTTAAGCGTTTACAAAACAATGGCAGTCAGGTGATTTTAGGTGGTATGCAGATTTATGACAATTTAGGTAATGATTACGTCAAATCATTCGCGGCAATGTATCCGAGAATAGCAGAGGATATGAACGTAACGCTCATTCCATTTGTACTAGAAGGCGTGGCCGCTGATCCAAATCTCAATCAAGCCGATGCTATTCATCCGACTGCCGAGGGCTACACCATTATCGTTAATGATAATATATTGCCGATATTAAAACCCGAGCTTGAGAAAATAAAAGCGAA of the Psychrobacter sp. LV10R520-6 genome contains:
- a CDS encoding arylesterase — translated: MMNLFPSSAKRSAIQRSYHYAAVAFLMITMTLSGCQKQSESTNATDNQTTNTQVTVNQPTTETSTQTGQQESSESLTILALGDSLTEGLGVAKEGNYPAQLQARLQELGYKNIEVINSGLSGETSTGLVNRLDWVLQTKPDITILTIGANDGIRGIDVATVEANIRTAVKRLQNNGSQVILGGMQIYDNLGNDYVKSFAAMYPRIAEDMNVTLIPFVLEGVAADPNLNQADAIHPTAEGYTIIVNDNILPILKPELEKIKANQQDLSVPENTSANTRTATPTETPQ